In Ailuropoda melanoleuca isolate Jingjing chromosome 4, ASM200744v2, whole genome shotgun sequence, the following proteins share a genomic window:
- the TMED1 gene encoding transmembrane emp24 domain-containing protein 1, which yields MMAAGAALALALWLLLPPVGVGGAGPPPIQDGEFTFLLPAGRKQCFYQSAPANASFETEYQVIGGAGLDVDFTLESPQGVLLVSESRKADGMHTVEPTEAGDYKLCFDNSFSTISEKLVFFELIFDSLQDDEEVEGWAEAVEPEEMLDVKMEDIKESIETMKTRLERSIQMLTLLRAFEARDRNLQEGNLERVNFWSAVNVAVLLLVAVLQVCTLKRFFQDKRPVPT from the exons ATGATGGCGGCCGGAGCGGCTCTAGCCTTGGCACTGTGGCTACTACTGCcgccggtgggggtggggggagcagggccCCCGCCGATCCAGGACGGCGAGTTCACGTTCCTGCTGCCTGCGGGGAGGAAGCAGTGTTTCTACCAGTCTGCGCCGGCCAACGCAAGCTTCGAGACCGAGTACCAG GTGATCGGAGGTGCTGGACTGGACGTGGATTTCACGCTGGAGAGCCCTCAGGGAGTGCTGCTGGTCAGCGAATCCCGCAAGGCAGATGGGATGCACAC GGTGGAGCCCACGGAGGCTGGGGACTACAAGCTGTGCTTTGACAACTCCTTCAGCACAATCTCTGAGAAGCTGGTGTTCTTCGAACTCATTTTCGACAGCCTGCAGGATGACGAGGAGGTCGAGGGCTGGGCAGAGGCTGTGGAGCCCGAGGAGATGCTGGATGTCAAGATGGAGGACATCAAG GAGTCCATTGAGACCATGAAGACCAGGCTGGAGCGCAGCATCCAGATGCTGACGCTACTGCGGGCCTTTGAGGCACGTGACCGCAACCTGCAGGAGGGCAACCTGGAGCGGGTCAACTTCTGGTCTGCTGTGAATGTGGCCGTGCTGTTGCTGGTGGCCGTGCTCCAGGTCTGCACGCTCAAGCGCTTCTTCCAGGACAAGCGCCCTGTGCCTACGTAG